From one Gallionella capsiferriformans ES-2 genomic stretch:
- a CDS encoding ABC transporter ATP-binding protein, with protein MSLLKVNHLVTGLASGLAIVDGISFEIAAGETFALLGESGCGKSMTALSLMRLLPDGVANLSGDVVLGEAALFDLPEREMRGIRGGSMAMIFQEPGLSLNPVMTVGAQIVEVLALHQGLSGALAQQRCVELLDGVGIPDAARRVHEYPFQLSGGMKQRVMIAMALAGKPRLLVADEPTTALDVTIQAQVLQLLRDTQAATGMAMLLITHDLGVVAETAHRVGVMYAGQIAEQASRQELFARPLHPYTQKLFAALPQAGLRDQALAAIAGSVPPMGSIVQGCRFAPRCDRAWELCREKTPEWTIVNQGQGVRCHLYNRIEEQKDRIEDRGLRFEEKTSKAAARFNAILTPQASILEVSDLHVHFPIRKGILQRVVGQVKAVDGVSLSIAKGKTLAIVGESGCGKTTLGKALLQLIPSTAGRVVFDGRERVRGQRASMQMVFQDPYASLNPKMRVAEILEEGMSALKVGGNSAARQVHIDGLLDKVGLERAAKWRYPHEFSGGQRQRIAIARALAVSPGLLICDEPTSALDVSVQAQILNLLKSLQLELDLSYLFITHNLAVVAYLAHEVCVMYLGRIVERGSTDDVLTHPAHPYTQALLSAVPRIDGAAREYIRLAGDLPSPANPPAGCHFAPRCPAVQDICRAHYPPAVNISESHVVHCHF; from the coding sequence ATGAGCCTGCTTAAAGTCAATCATCTGGTTACGGGGCTCGCCAGCGGGCTTGCCATCGTGGACGGGATTTCGTTTGAGATAGCGGCCGGCGAGACCTTTGCGCTGCTCGGGGAATCCGGCTGCGGCAAGTCGATGACGGCGCTCTCCCTGATGCGGCTGCTGCCTGACGGGGTCGCCAACCTGTCAGGGGACGTCGTGCTGGGTGAGGCGGCTTTGTTTGACTTGCCGGAGCGTGAGATGCGCGGCATTCGCGGCGGATCGATGGCGATGATTTTTCAGGAGCCGGGACTGAGTCTCAATCCTGTGATGACGGTGGGGGCGCAGATCGTTGAGGTGCTGGCCTTGCATCAAGGGTTGTCGGGCGCTCTGGCACAGCAGCGCTGTGTCGAGTTGCTGGACGGGGTCGGGATTCCTGATGCGGCGCGGCGCGTCCATGAATATCCGTTCCAGTTGTCAGGCGGCATGAAGCAGCGTGTGATGATCGCGATGGCGCTGGCAGGCAAACCGCGCTTGCTGGTCGCCGATGAGCCGACCACGGCGCTCGATGTGACGATACAGGCTCAGGTGCTGCAACTGTTGCGCGACACGCAAGCGGCGACAGGCATGGCGATGTTGCTGATCACGCACGATTTGGGTGTGGTGGCCGAAACCGCGCATCGCGTAGGCGTCATGTATGCAGGCCAGATAGCCGAGCAGGCCTCTCGTCAGGAATTATTCGCCCGCCCGCTGCACCCTTACACCCAAAAACTGTTTGCCGCTCTGCCGCAGGCAGGATTGCGCGATCAGGCGCTGGCGGCGATTGCCGGCAGCGTGCCGCCCATGGGATCGATTGTTCAGGGCTGCCGCTTTGCGCCGCGCTGCGATCGGGCTTGGGAGCTGTGCCGCGAAAAAACACCTGAATGGACAATTGTCAATCAGGGTCAAGGTGTGCGCTGCCACCTATATAACAGGATTGAGGAGCAGAAAGACAGGATTGAAGATCGCGGATTGAGGTTTGAGGAAAAAACCTCAAAGGCGGCCGCGAGATTCAACGCTATCCTCACGCCTCAGGCATCGATCCTAGAAGTCTCGGATTTACACGTTCACTTCCCGATCCGCAAGGGAATTTTGCAGCGAGTCGTGGGGCAGGTCAAAGCCGTGGATGGCGTCTCGCTTTCGATAGCTAAAGGAAAAACGCTCGCCATCGTGGGCGAATCGGGGTGCGGCAAGACGACGCTGGGCAAGGCCTTGTTGCAATTGATTCCGTCCACGGCAGGCCGTGTCGTGTTCGACGGGCGTGAGCGGGTGAGGGGGCAGCGCGCATCGATGCAGATGGTGTTTCAGGACCCTTACGCGTCGCTCAATCCCAAGATGCGCGTGGCGGAAATCCTCGAAGAGGGGATGAGTGCGCTCAAAGTGGGGGGTAATAGCGCGGCGCGTCAGGTGCACATTGACGGATTGCTTGATAAGGTGGGGCTGGAACGTGCCGCCAAATGGCGTTATCCGCACGAGTTTTCCGGCGGTCAGCGCCAGCGCATCGCAATCGCCCGTGCGCTTGCCGTATCGCCCGGATTGCTGATTTGCGATGAGCCGACCAGTGCGCTTGACGTGTCGGTGCAGGCGCAAATCTTGAATTTGCTCAAGTCGCTGCAACTGGAATTGGATCTTTCCTATTTGTTTATCACGCACAATCTGGCCGTGGTCGCGTACCTTGCGCATGAGGTTTGTGTGATGTATCTGGGGCGCATCGTTGAGCGCGGCAGCACGGACGATGTGTTGACTCATCCGGCTCACCCCTATACGCAGGCCTTGCTGTCGGCTGTGCCGCGTATCGATGGCGCGGCGCGCGAATATATCCGTCTGGCAGGGGATTTGCCATCGCCGGCGAACCCGCCCGCAGGTTGCCATTTTGCCCCGCGCTGCCCTGCTGTTCAGGATATTTGCCGGGCACACTATCCGCCGGCGGTGAATATTTCGGAAAGCCATGTGGTGCATTGCCATTTTTAG
- a CDS encoding ABC transporter permease — protein MMPVILWSDALVFLLLGACGAAFWHIRCHEHLLLPWRRVGKSAVAMCSLLVLSLFVLVGLLDTLHYRVALNGAYSPEVLSVFDKLAEPLRLHTEKTYSAPLAVALYAKESTTDAQGRVVRAYPRLKYGGAHLPEASGADVARRALTGALAGVLAGVLLGFRARRAIFVTVVILAALIGMTANLAAVYHVLGTDKVGQDVLYLSLKSIRTGLIIGTVTTLVTLPLALFLGVAAGYFRGWVDDVIQYIYTVLSSIPSVLLIAAAVLMMQVTIDTHPNWFDTAASRADLRLVFLCLILGMTSWTGLCRLLRGETLKLREMEYIQAAQSFGVSSMRILSRHIIPNVMHIILIALVMDFSGLVLAEAVLSYVGVGVDPSMISFGTMINGARLEMAREPMVWWALAAAFGFMLALVLSANLFADAVRDAFDPRLNRS, from the coding sequence ATGATGCCGGTAATCCTGTGGAGCGATGCGCTGGTCTTTTTGCTGCTGGGTGCGTGCGGGGCTGCATTTTGGCATATCCGCTGCCATGAACATCTGTTGCTGCCCTGGCGGCGGGTCGGCAAGAGCGCTGTAGCGATGTGTTCCTTGCTGGTGTTGTCCCTGTTCGTGCTGGTGGGATTGCTCGACACCTTGCACTACCGCGTCGCGTTGAACGGGGCGTATTCGCCCGAAGTGTTGAGCGTGTTCGACAAGCTGGCAGAACCGCTGCGCCTGCACACCGAAAAAACGTATTCGGCGCCGCTGGCCGTTGCGCTGTATGCGAAGGAAAGTACCACTGACGCTCAGGGGCGCGTGGTGCGCGCCTATCCCAGACTCAAATATGGCGGCGCGCATTTGCCCGAGGCCTCCGGTGCGGATGTCGCCAGGCGTGCGCTGACAGGTGCGCTAGCGGGCGTGTTAGCGGGCGTGCTACTGGGGTTTAGGGCGCGGCGCGCGATCTTTGTGACCGTGGTGATTTTGGCCGCACTGATCGGCATGACCGCGAATTTAGCGGCTGTCTATCATGTGCTGGGCACCGATAAGGTAGGGCAAGATGTGCTGTATCTGTCGCTAAAAAGTATCCGCACGGGGCTGATCATCGGCACGGTGACGACGTTGGTGACTTTGCCGCTGGCGCTGTTTTTGGGGGTGGCCGCCGGCTATTTTCGCGGCTGGGTGGATGATGTGATCCAGTATATCTATACGGTGCTGAGCTCGATTCCCAGCGTGCTGTTGATTGCTGCTGCGGTGTTGATGATGCAGGTGACGATAGATACGCATCCTAACTGGTTTGATACCGCCGCCTCGCGCGCCGATTTACGGCTGGTGTTTTTGTGTTTGATACTGGGCATGACGAGCTGGACCGGACTGTGCCGTTTGCTGCGCGGCGAGACTTTGAAACTGCGCGAGATGGAATATATACAGGCGGCGCAATCCTTTGGCGTGTCATCGATGCGCATCTTGTCGCGCCACATTATCCCGAACGTGATGCACATCATTTTGATTGCGCTGGTGATGGATTTTTCAGGGCTGGTGCTCGCCGAAGCAGTGTTGTCCTATGTCGGCGTGGGGGTCGATCCCTCGATGATCAGTTTCGGTACCATGATCAACGGCGCGAGGCTTGAGATGGCGCGAGAGCCGATGGTGTGGTGGGCGCTGGCTGCCGCCTTCGGCTTTATGCTGGCGTTGGTGCTCTCCGCCAACTTGTTCGCGGATGCCGTGCGCGATGCCTTCGATCCGAGGTTAAACCGTTCATGA